A genome region from Choloepus didactylus isolate mChoDid1 chromosome 14, mChoDid1.pri, whole genome shotgun sequence includes the following:
- the LOC119509597 gene encoding ret finger protein-like 4B, with protein MQERGDSKLVCPLCREVNERPPLEEWQIRALTLLIMQHGPLLEQSLHVSDEIRKFQEYMTLDAATASPFLVLSDDLRSVQCGKVCRNPKEGPERFTHMPCVLGTPHFSSGCHYWEVEVGKGKEWALGVCKESVNRKEKSSFSSELGFWIISLTGSAIYPSSSPQTRISASPDLDRVGIFLDVEMEEIKFFDVRNDALIYTYRQLSSLEPLRPFFCPEHPGECDSGAPLSLCP; from the coding sequence ATGCAAGAAAGGGGGGATTCCAAATTGGTCTGCCCCCTGTGTCGAGAAGTGAATGAGAGACCTCCTTTGGAAGAATGGCAGATTCGAGCCTTGACTCTTCTCATCATGCAACACGGTCCCCTACTGGAGCAAAGCCTGCACGTAAGTGATGAAATCCGGAAGTTCCAAGAGTATATGACCCTGGATGCTGCCACCGCCAGCCCCTTCCTTGTGCTCTCTGATGACCTGAGGAGCGTCCAGTGTGGGAAGGTCTGCCGCAACCCAAAGGAAGGTCCCGAGAGATTCACCCACATGCCCTGTGTCCTGGGCACCCCCCACTTCTCCTCTGGCTGCCATTATTGGGAGGTCGAAGTGGGAAAGGGCAAGGAGTGGGCTTTAGGTGTCTGCAAGGAGTCCgtgaacagaaaggagaagagcaGTTTCTCTTCTGAGCTTGGCTTCTGGATCATCAGCCTGACGGGAAGTGCCATCTACCCGAGCTCCTCCCCACAGACCAGAATTTCTGCAAGCCCTGACCTTGACCGTGTGGGAATTTTCCTAGATGTGGAGATGGAAGAAATCAAGTTTTTTGATGTCAGAAATGATGCCCTCATCTACACATATCGTCAGCTCTCCTCCTTGGAGCCTTTGCGTCCCTTCTTCTGTCCTGAGCATCCTGGAGAATGTGACAGCGGCGCCCCCTTGAGCCTCTGCCCATGA